DNA from Leptospira mayottensis 200901116:
AAATCGATTCTTTAAAAAATCTTCTTTTGGAAAAAGCTACTTTGTTTTGGCCTCTTTCTTCCATTTGGGGATACGCTAGAAAAAACGACATTCTGCATTGCAGCTTATCTTCCTTTTACAAATGGGCGAGAGTGATTCGTCCCGAACTCTTTTCGAACAAGTTTAAGAAGCTAAAGAAAGAAGGTTTTAAAACCTACCGTCCCAATGAAGTTTGGCATTGCGATATCACTCAGTTTGTCACCAAAGACAACGTCAAATCTCATATTTACATCTTGATTGATAACTTCTCTAAGATGATTTTAGCGTTTAGAGTCGCTCCCCAAGTCGACAGCGACATCTGTGCTTCGTTAGTCGAGGAAGCCATTTCCAAGTATCAAACCTCTTTTTCCAAATTGACCTTGCCCGATCTTTTTCCTTTAATCAATCTCAATCTTTCTAAAGAATCTTCTTTCGTTCATTTGATGACCGACGGGGGGCCCGAAAATCAAGGCTCTCTCGACAGAATCATTTTTGATTACGAGCTTCCAATCAACAAAATTACCGCAGGTAAAGACGTTTCATTTTCTAACAGTCCCATCGAGGCAATCCACAAAATCACAAAGTATCAGTGCCTTCATCATTTAGATATTCCTAATAGACAATCTTTGATTCAAAAATTGTCCGAATGGATTCCCATCTACAACGATCAACGGCCCAACAGAGCCGGCCGTTATCTACTCACTCCTTCCGAAATCTTTCGCGGTAAATCCATTGATTCTAATTTGCTAAACCAACAATCGAAAGACGCTAAAAAACAAAGATACCTCCTTAATAAAGTTACATCCTGTGGAGTTTGTTAGAATACAGGTTTCAAATCCGGTAATTAACCCAATCATCATTTACACTTTTATAATGTGATGTCTCTCTTCACATCATCCCTGCAACTTTCATGCCGGTTCACTTTTGTGAACCGTTTAGTCCAGTTTGCACTCGGAATGTGCTCTGCACCAAATCCGTCTCCTTCGTTGTAACTGAGTGCTAAGCCCGTTCCACTTTGAGAAGTAAATCCCGCGTTTCCACTTACACTTCCTGTTTTACTGTTGTAGCTGAGTCCTGCATTGAATCCGCCTTTTGTTAAACCGACATCCACCGATGTTCCACATTCAGAGGGCAGAAGACTGAAGGGGAAGGCTTTCCCCTCGCTTCATACCGAGCTTGCTGTCTTTCTAATTTACAAATGTCTAATTGTATTTCCAAGCTCGGTATTCCGCTACCCCTTCGCCGGGCTATCTCCTTGGTTCCATCCCCGGAACCCTGTTTTGCCTTGGAATCACTGAGTTGTAACACCAGCCTTCGGCAATCCCTTTCTCAGCTTTTTCAATCCTTGTTCAGAAATATTCGTCAAAGATAACTCCAACGTTGTCAGTTGTTTCATTTTCAACAAATGAGGAATACAACCGTCGTCGATTTCTTGAATGTTGTTTAAAAATAATTTAGTAATCGTTTTACTTTTAGAAATATATTCAATCCCTTTGTTCGTAATTTTATTTCGTCCTAAACTTAGATCGTCTAACTTTGGGAGTGTGGAAATTTGTTTCAATCCTTCATCTGTGATTTTGGAATCATCTAAGGTTAGCGTTTCTAAATTTGGGAATACAACAAGATATTGCATTCCTTCATCCGTCATTTCCTTCATTCCTAAACTTTCAATCTTTTCAGGTTTCATATCTAAATTGTATTTTTTGAATTCAGGACTGATGGAACTGTAATACTCGTATGCTTTTTCTTTCAGACTTTTTTCCGCAAAAATTCCCATAGTTCCCGCCAATCCTAAAATTAAAATCGCCATCAACTTCGTTTTCATCAATTTCCTCCAGTTAATAAATCTAATGCTTTCTTCTTGTAATGACTTGTATAGTCAAAAGCGGGCAATCCTTGAGATTGTCTCACCTCTGGACCAAACGTCACACCTTGAATAAACCCGGTGTGTGTTTCCGCGTTGTCTACTTTTGTGTGCATATGGTATGCCGGTGCTGACAACATTCCATACCTCGGACTATTCTTGTCGTTGTTAATCGATACGGCCATGTTTCCTGTAATTCCTGTATATCCGATCGGTGTTCCATACGGCAATGAAGTTCCTTTTTTGAGAGCATCATACGCTACGTCCGGCATTTGATTCATTACATGTCTGTGATATTCTACAATTTCTTTTCCGTTAATCACAGTTCGAGTTGTAATTTCATTTCCGCCTAACTCCATTGTTTTTATACGCGTAATCTTAAACGTCCCGCCTTCCGGACCCCAAACCGATTGAGCGGATCCTTTCGGTGCGTGATAATCTCCTGATGTTATTCCATTGAGGCTATCCGTATGCAGTTCTGTTTGAGTCCAAGGAGACCTCACTCTTTCATTCGGATTGGTTGGAATCAATTTGCTATCAGCACCAGTTGCTTCCGTTCTGTAATACAGTTTGCCGGTTTTTTCATTTCGGATTAAATTTCCTCCGCTTACTCCAGATTCCAATTCCATGTTGATTAGCTTTTTGTGATAATCAGGATGCATACTTACATCGACTTCGCCTTTTTGCAAATAAGGCTTTTCACTTCTTTGTTTGTCTAAGTGATTTGATATTGCATCTTCACCAACTCGCAAGTGACGATCGGAGGCGCTTTCGGTTGAGTCCGACGCACCATATGCAGCACCATCTCCCGCATTCTCATGATGAAGTGGTTTCATACTCAACGATTCGCCTTTTCCAAATCCAAACGCGTTCTTAGCACCATCCCAAGCACTTGAGGCAACTCCGACAACGCTGTCGATTGCTCCATCGATCTTGTTTCCTACCCAATCCAGACCGCCGCCTAACGTCTCAGCCGCCTTGCCCAGAATGTGATCCAGGATTCCATCCTCTTCTCTTCTTTGAGTTTCAACGCCCATACCTGCGATCGCCGCTGCACCAGATTCTTGATTGTTCCTATTTTGAGCGCCTCTGGATGCTTCTTGCGCATCTGCGTCTTCTTTCGCTTTTCCTGATATAAAATCGGCTTTCCACTTGTCGGCTAAAAAGTTTGTGTTTGCCTGGAATCCACCTGACTCACTCCAGTTTCCTGCGTTCACTCCTCCCGATGCGTTAAGCGCTGCTGATACTCCATCTCTTTGATTGAAACTTAAAGTTCCACCGGCTCCTTTCATTTGATTTGCAAGTGAATCTTTCGGTTTGTTTTTGTCTCCAGGAGCTTCGTATCCGATGTTTCCACCGACACCACCTTTCTCGCTCCAACTGATTCCGCCATTGACTCCATTACTAAAACTTTTACTAAGGCTTGCACCAAATCCGTCTCCTTCGTTGTAACTGAGTGCTAAGCCCGTTCCACTTTGAGAAGTAAATCCTGTGCTTCCACTTACGCTTCCTGTTTTACTGTTGTAGTTTAGTCCTGCATTGAATCCGCCTTTTGTTAAACCGACATCCACCGATGTTCCACCTCGTTCTGAGATGCCGACGCTCACTGTGGCAGGTCCATATCCGACTCCTACGCTTGCACCAAATCCGTTCTCTGCGGAGTAGCTGAGGCCTACGTTAACCGCTCCTCCTGTAAAACTTTTGACAGCAGCTCCTGCAGCTCCACCCACAGCACCGACGAGCGCACCTTTTAATCCTCCGCTTGCAGCTCCTGTGGCGGCACCCAGGCCTGCACCCACTGCCATAGCGACCATCAGAGAAGCTCCGCCGGTGAAGGGCGCTGCCGCTACTGCTACCACTGTTGTCACCATTTGGAACTCTTGGCTTTGATACCATTGTTCTTTCGGTTTGTTCATCTTCTCCATCTGATTGGAGATAAGCCATGTAGGTAATCCGGTTGCTTTCGAAATTGCGTTTACGGTCTCGTCTTTGACATACGCTTTCACTGCGTCTTTCATGCTACTTCCACCGACAAGTGCCCCTACGAGACTTGCAGGTAATCCAGTTGCTTCGGCCACGGCTCCCGTTATGCGGCTTTGTGCTTCCGACTTCACCGCTTGGGTAAATCTTTGTCCCATGCTTCCGGATCCGCCGTTCATTCCATTCAAAATTGTAAATAGAAATCCCTTGCTTTCCTTATCCGCGTCATTCGCCTTTGCTTGTTTCTCGATTCTATTTTGAATGTCTTCGGAGTAGACGGCATATTTTTGATTTACGTTCGAGAGTTGACTCTCTGCGTTTTGAGTTCCCACTAACTTCAAGTTGAAGTTGTAGCCTAAATTCGATATATCAAATCCGGATGTTACGATCAAATACTGCATTCCGTAGCTAATTTCTACAGGTATGCCTTTGACGCTCACCGAGCCTTTGAGTTCTCTGCTTCCTCCAAAAACTGTGTCGTCAATGTTTGCTCCTTCATACATCGCTTTGCCGATCTTCTTCATATCTCCGCTTTGGCCTTTGAAACTTTCTGTTCCGAAGTTGTATTTCGATCCTTGTTCGTGATAATTTTTGAGTCCTCCCATTTCTCCTTCGAACATGCCTTTCAAGTCGCCTGGTAAAGCTTGAAAGGAGGCTACCGTTGTATCCCGATTTTCTTTGTAGAGTTCCTTTTTGTAGTCTCGGATTTCTTGATTCTGTGCGTATTCTTCTTTGATCTCGTTTGTTTTGTCGCTGAACTGAGCAAACATCGTCTCTACGTTCTTTTGGAGATTGTCGATGTAGTTTTTAACTCCCAGTACCATTTCTGCGTTGAACCTTGTCGCGTTTGGATTCATCATATCCACGCTCAAGTTTCCTGGATTGAATTTTGTGTCTATTCTAATATATTGATATTCTAAATCGGGAGAATAACTCGTGCTCTTCATCGCACTGCCGTCGATTTCGATTTCTCCGCTGTAGATCTGTCTGTAAGCGGATATTCCTTCTCCATCCGTTCGGAAAGAATATCCTGCGTCTCTGAGATATTTGTAATCTTCTCCGTTCGTCAGAGCTTCGAGTAACGTCTTTTGAAGTTGGTTACTTCTTTCTTCGTTGTCTTTTTGAAGTTTCTTTGCGTAGTCGTCTAAGTATTTAGATACCGCGCTGTTTGCTGCTAGGTTGATTGCTTGGCTGCTTCCTTGGAGTAGGGTTTGTAATGCATTCAAATCGTTTTGGTTTGTCACAAGTGAATTCATGTGGGCAAGTAGTTCATCTGCCTTTTTTTGTTTTTCTTCCAGCTCTTTCTCTTGTGCTTGTATGTATTGGCTCACTCCGTTGTTAGATATCTCTTGTGGGAGTGTGCTTTGTATGCTTGCGATCATTTCTTGGAGTCCATCCAAGAGTCCTTCTCCGATATTACGGTTTGCTAATTCTTTTGATTCTAAGAGTAGTTTCTCTACTCTTTGTTTGTTTTCTTCTCCTTGTTTGTTTAAGTTGGTCGCTGTTTGGATCATTCCTTGGATTTGGTTGTAACTTTCTCCTTCGGAAATAATTCCTGCTACAGCGTTTTTTCCTTCTTGGATTTGTTTGTTGATTTGTGTGCTATTTTGAAAGTTTTTGTTGAGTAGGTTATCTCTGTAACTCAGGAAAGAATTTTTGGTATATGTCAATCCTCGGTTGTCTATTTCACTCGTAATTTCTTCGCCTAACGAATAGTATTTCTTTTTTAAATATCCTAAAGCGTTGTTTTTTTCTCTCACCGCATAACCAGTGTAAAGTGCTGCTTCATCGAATTTTGCTTCGCTTCTTGCTTTGTCTGCTAACTCTTGATATCTTTCGGATTTCTCAAAGTATTCGTTTGCTGTTTTTAGATATGTGATCTCTTCGTCGACTACTTCTGCTTGTAACGTTGTTGCGACTGCAATGTCTGCGATCATGTTCGTATACAAGGTTTCTTTTGCTTGGCTTGTGTTGTTGCGACCGTTAAAGTTAAATCCTCCGTTGGTTCCATTGATTTCATTTTGCCAAAACGTTTGGTTTTGTCCGCTCGTTGTAATTTGGGTTTGGAGTGTTTGCAACTCTGTATTGTCTACGATATATGCCCCGTTTCCGTAAATCGTTTGTGCCAGTGCATTGATTCGATTACTTGCGCTGAGTTCTGCTGTTTTGTAGGCTTCGCTTCTTCCAAAAGAATCTGCGATTGTTTGAGAGAGGTTGGCTCCTTGTCCGTTCCAACTTGTTTGGTTTTGTTGATTCGTTAATGCTTGTTGCATTACGTTTCCTGCCGCTGCATATTGATACGTTTGGTAAA
Protein-coding regions in this window:
- a CDS encoding DDE-type integrase/transposase/recombinase, translating into MQTATHSSVILPTIPKKNRNSYDTFWKFNVANGVITSEQLKGLPKSTVHSLKNKDPDSFRHIYGFRFNGMEPNLQREANYLSIRLENSLTLQKGIIALAKIKLCLLQIKSLPKKMKNSIQVKEKIVRTIQRVRDDLGFERTLRKFHISKSTFHSWFFQVRFRCSSSWEKLCHKRFVGQISVKEIDSLKNLLLEKATLFWPLSSIWGYARKNDILHCSLSSFYKWARVIRPELFSNKFKKLKKEGFKTYRPNEVWHCDITQFVTKDNVKSHIYILIDNFSKMILAFRVAPQVDSDICASLVEEAISKYQTSFSKLTLPDLFPLINLNLSKESSFVHLMTDGGPENQGSLDRIIFDYELPINKITAGKDVSFSNSPIEAIHKITKYQCLHHLDIPNRQSLIQKLSEWIPIYNDQRPNRAGRYLLTPSEIFRGKSIDSNLLNQQSKDAKKQRYLLNKVTSCGVC